The following is a genomic window from Deltaproteobacteria bacterium.
TGAAGAGCACCGACGAGCTCGAGCCGGCGCTGGCGCACGCGCGAAGCGCGTCCGGTCCGTGCGTCGTCTGCGTGCGCAGCGACCGCGACGCCAACCTGGCCACCCCGCCCGAGCTGCTGCGCCGCTTCGTCGAGGTCTACCAGGGCCCGATCGGCTGAAGCGCCGCTAGCGCGACGGCCGGCGGGGGATCGGCAGGAGCATGCGCACCTCGCGCGTGTAGATCACGTAGGACTGCCCGTGGGCCTTCACCAGGTCGCGCTCCTCGAGCACGATTCCCACCAGGATGTAGCCGCTGGTCGCCAGGCTGAAGAGCAGATGCCCCTGGGTCAGCGTCGGCGCGGCCCAGAACGCGAGCAGGAAGCCGAGCATCAGCGGGTGACGCACGATCGTGTAGAGCCACGGCTGCTCGAACGGAACCGGCGCGTACTCGACGCCGCGAAAGCGCAGCCAGACCTGGCGCAGGCCGAACAGGTCGAAGTGGTCGATCGCGAACGACGAGTAGAGCACCAGCGCCCAGCCGAGCCAGAACAGCGCCCACAGGATCGCGACGGCGATCGCGTTCTCGGTCTGCCAGACCACGCCGGGAATCGGTTGCCAGCCCCAGTACAGCAGCAGGAGCAGCAGGCTCGAAACCAGCACGTACGTGCTTCGCTCCAGCGACTTCGGCACGACGCGCGTCCACCAGCGCTTGAAGCCCGCGCGCGCCATCACGCTGTGCGGGATCGCGAAGGCCAGCAGCAGGAGCACGTCGACGAGCAGGGCCTCGGACGCCGGTCCCGCGATCCCGCTGTCGATCGACTTCGGGACCACGAAGTTTCCGACGAAGCCGATTGCGTAGAGCAAGCTGACCAGGAACACCACGTAGCTCACGATGCCGTAGGCGAGTGCGGCGGCTCCCATTTGACACCTCCCTAACGCGGATCGAGTCGGACGAAGTAGCGCGGCGGAAAGCCGGTCAGGATCCGGAACCCCACGCCGAGCCGGTTGTCGGCGTCGACGCGCTCGTGCTCCGCGCCCGTGGCCGGCACGGCCCGGTAGTCCGCCTTCACGCCGTCGATCGTCGCCGCGAGCTCCGGGTTGGCCAGCACGCGGCGGTACCAGGCCCGAGGCCAGTGGTTCGCGGCGACGTACAGCTTCCCGTCGCTGGCCAGACGAGTGACGATCCGGTCGTGTGCTCTGCCCTCCGCGTCGAACGTCGTGATGAGAATGGTCGACGCGGGCGTGGGCTGGAAGTACCCGAGCAGTGACTCGAACGCGAAGACGATCGCCACGTAGACCAGGATTGCGCCGACGGCGAGCTTCAGAGCCTTCATCGCACGATTCCCCTCGGGTCGGGACGACCGAGCCCA
Proteins encoded in this region:
- a CDS encoding isoprenylcysteine carboxylmethyltransferase family protein, yielding MGAAALAYGIVSYVVFLVSLLYAIGFVGNFVVPKSIDSGIAGPASEALLVDVLLLLAFAIPHSVMARAGFKRWWTRVVPKSLERSTYVLVSSLLLLLLYWGWQPIPGVVWQTENAIAVAILWALFWLGWALVLYSSFAIDHFDLFGLRQVWLRFRGVEYAPVPFEQPWLYTIVRHPLMLGFLLAFWAAPTLTQGHLLFSLATSGYILVGIVLEERDLVKAHGQSYVIYTREVRMLLPIPRRPSR
- a CDS encoding nitroreductase family deazaflavin-dependent oxidoreductase, whose amino-acid sequence is MKALKLAVGAILVYVAIVFAFESLLGYFQPTPASTILITTFDAEGRAHDRIVTRLASDGKLYVAANHWPRAWYRRVLANPELAATIDGVKADYRAVPATGAEHERVDADNRLGVGFRILTGFPPRYFVRLDPR